The Oxalobacter aliiformigenes nucleotide sequence TGACATGAGCGTCGTCACGGCACCTTACCAGGTCAATGGAAAAATCGTCGGCACTTTGGGAGTTATCGGTCCCACACGCATGGCATATCAGAAAATTATTCCGATCGTCGACATTACCGCCCGCTTGTTATCAAACGCACTCAGTCACTCCCGCTCTCTTAGCGATACCGATTGATTTCATCCCGCGTCATCATCGCCGCCCGTCTGGATATGGCTGCATAATTCTCGTTTTCACCGATACCTGCATAAAGAATGGCGCGGGAAGAATTGATCATCATACCCGTCCCATCGGCGATTTTACCTGCCGAAACAGTTGCCTCCACATTACCTCCCTGCGCCCCGATACCAGGAATCAGCAATGGCATATTTCCGATGATCGCCCTCACCTCCGCGATTTCATGAGGAAAAGTGGCACCGACAACCATAGCGCACTGCCCATGAACATTCCATTTTTCAGCGACCAGATGGGCCACATGCTGATACAAGGGAATATTTTTTCCGGATTCGCTGACTTTAAGGAACTGGAGATCGGAACCTCCCGGATTGGAAGTACGGGCAAGAATGATGGCGCCCCGCTCCTGATACTCCAGATAGGGCTCTATGGAATCAAACCCCATATATGGGCTCAGCGTCACCGCATCGGCATTGTAACGTTCGAAAGCCTCCCGGGCATACTGTTGTGCCGTCGCACCGATATCACCGCGTTTGGCATCCAGAATCAGCGGAATATCCGGGTATTGTTCGCGTATATAGGCACATATCGCTTCCAGCTGCTCTTCCGCACGGGCCGCATGGAAATAGGCAATTTGCGGTTTGAAGGCACATACCAGATCAGCCGTTGCATCGACGATTCCCCGGCAGAATGTATAAATCGAATCAGGTTTGCCACGGAGATATTCCGGAAAACGATTCATATCCGGATCAAGCCCGACACATAAAAGCGAGTTGCTTTTTTCCCAGGCCACCGACAATTTTTCGATAAAAGTCACTATAAAATCTCCGTCAATAGAATATCCGATGAAAACTTGTCATATTATCGCCCAGCTATACCGGAGTTATCCAGAAAAGAATCGCCTTCATCGCCCTGCATTCACGAAAAAACGATAACTGGCCGATCGGGAGAAACACGAAAACATTTCGCTTTCAGTCACTTTTTCATCGGCTGCAAAAATTTATCGTCCATAAAATATTCCGGCTAGAACAATAACAATTTCCGGCGCCCCGAAAACAGAAACGGATTTTCACAAGCCAGAAAATGATATGAGAACCGGTTTCATCCTTGCAAACATGGCAACAGGATAAACCTTCGCAAACCCGATGGCAAAATCCATCTGTTCCCTTCAAATGACCAGCAAACTGAATCTTCATGGAAACACTGTTCTGGCAAATCCTGATAAACTCATCTTGACTCTGACAAGCTGAACCGGTTATAAACGCGAAATCCTTTATCTTCATCAGGAACCGGTTACAGCCAATATAACAGAACATAACGAAGCTTCGCCCGAAAAGAATGGGCTGGTCCAATCGATACAGAGACTGGTCAGCATTTCATGAAAACAGAATTTTTCAAAAAGCGGTCCCCGGACACTTTTATCTCCATCCCTTTTTCTTATGCCCACGTGAAAACAGCCATCCTTCCGCTTTGGCGGAAATCCTGCTTTTTTACTAGAAATATCAGCAAGATCCGAAAGGTATGACGTTCGAAAACGGAATGTTGAAAAAATGTGACGTCCGTTTATGCATATTAACGGACTTTGCCATTTTTTTGTGAGAAACCGTTTCTGTATATGCAAGAAGGAGTTACCGGAGCTGTTTGTCCCAATTTACCGGATTTTCATCTTTCAATTCATCCCCGATTTTTATCACATCTTTTAAAGAAACTGATAAATTCATTACAAATCAACTGATTGCAATCGTTCTCATTACTTTAATATACATTAAGGGAAACAAGTAACGTTCGTCATAAGTGTATCGTGATGGAGAAACCGGATTCTGTCTCCCGTCCACTCTTATTCGCTGAAACACCATGAACAGAATTTTCAAGACAATTTACCACCGTACCCGGCGACCTTTATATGGCCGGTAGCGAAAATCTGCGTTCACACGTTCGACGGACAGGAAACCCAGGGCAAATACCATAACTGGGGATACGGCCTGCCGGCGGAAATCGGCCGCAAATTCGCCCAACCGGGTAATGACAAAACCTGGTTCATCGAACTGCAGGCCCAACTCTCCTAGTACCACGTCAGGAGAGATCATTTCAGTATGAACAACGGCATGCGGATAAAGGAGTTTGAATTCCGTTTCGGCCTGAAACGCTCTTTTTGAGCTGGTCGTTTGTTTGGTTGGATAACCGGATGGATTATTCGTCCGGTTTTTCGGACACCACTTTCCGGATATTTTGATGATCGTCTTGAGATTCCGGTCGAAGTACATTGATATGGAAACCGTTCGGTTCAATAGCGAACAGCCGGCGATTTGTCTCGATTAGCAGCGGACTGCCACAGAAAAATGACGGAGAAACCGGGAAAGTTTGTCGATTTTACCGGTTTGGCGGGAACGGGTGTTTTCGGGAATTTTGCGAAATACGGGCAAAATAAATTGACTTCCCTGAAAAACATGATGAATGCGTTATGCTATATACCTTAAACAACCGTTTCATAAAAGGGTTTCCCATGAAAAACATTTTCAGAAAATTCCTGATAATTCTGGCAGTTTTCACTCTCAGTGCCTGCGGTTACAATCAGTTTCAGACAAAAGATGAAGCCGTCAATGCAGCATGGGCCGAAGTACTCAACCAGTACCAGAGACGTGCCGAC carries:
- the pyrF gene encoding orotidine-5'-phosphate decarboxylase, giving the protein MTFIEKLSVAWEKSNSLLCVGLDPDMNRFPEYLRGKPDSIYTFCRGIVDATADLVCAFKPQIAYFHAARAEEQLEAICAYIREQYPDIPLILDAKRGDIGATAQQYAREAFERYNADAVTLSPYMGFDSIEPYLEYQERGAIILARTSNPGGSDLQFLKVSESGKNIPLYQHVAHLVAEKWNVHGQCAMVVGATFPHEIAEVRAIIGNMPLLIPGIGAQGGNVEATVSAGKIADGTGMMINSSRAILYAGIGENENYAAISRRAAMMTRDEINRYR